The following proteins come from a genomic window of Trifolium pratense cultivar HEN17-A07 linkage group LG4, ARS_RC_1.1, whole genome shotgun sequence:
- the LOC123881866 gene encoding uncharacterized protein At1g65710-like, translated as MGACLSKKKASSTSSHPLSSTKSLSTPPSDNNVKLTLFKPETTLNNKNNNIVVQEKQQNLEEKVAKEHEEEPKKEIFIIKHRKSHDEREKNNIKITPFNVQHNLTSQNIDGFVSSSETESLNNNNNNNSNKVGVGGVRTSSCTKEEVDAILIQCGRLSRSSSGKAASSSTRKYSGSKRSFDFDHCDNNDAISAEDEQKRVNASDNSEEYDGGVARHNNRPRHRNSPNAKSSNGRRRTPSRERDQRSSSRERRVSRSPGRRSSDTNANGSNNNNGSGSVSGCSRPGKMVTVPATVTSLVMDKSNNGESVKRVNVKRNVASPRSMSPARGIGNGVNQQQQQPSLSRNNSARKTEVSPYRRNPLSDVDPNSLSYPQSNANNGGSKVQNKGKKEIEAETVQKPNVDMKDSKRNRTSNKVAMEKVVNCHPKEQQQQQEEEIKIMSDNAIVKNVVMPSGITRSRSSRRSRDFDIISSADAPPTNPPQTSYTSLLLEDIQNFHQKNINTTQVSLPACLNKACSILEAVADLNSTTSSTFSNDKKIRNEYNNVVQESSFVESEIDVMEPSLHKYVTVKRGGSICGVIDMEDQESSGSNSFTVSSGQQQWNICSSGDSSECWSSRLNSKEDSLKRRECDHHHSGGIGRGRLATTAST; from the exons ATGGGTGCATGTTTAAGCAAGAAGAAAGCATCTTCTACTTCCTCACACCCCCTTTCTTCCACCAAATCACTTTCGACACCCCCTTCTGATAACAATGTCAAATTAACCCTTTTCAAACCAGAAACAACCttgaacaacaaaaacaacaacattgTTGTTCAAGAGAAACAACAAAACCTAGAAGAAAAAGTTGCAAAAGAACATGAAGAAGAACCAAAAAAAGAGATTTTTATCATCAAACACAGAAAAAGCCATgatgaaagagagaaaaacaacaTCAAAATCACACCTTTCAATGTTCAACACAATCTCACATCACAAAACATTGATGGGTTTGTTTCATCTAGTGAAACAGAATcattgaacaacaacaacaataataacagtAACAAAGTTGGTGTTGGTGGTGTGAGAACTTCAAGCTGTACAAAAGAAGAAGTTGATGCAATACTAATCCAATGTGGAAGACTTTCTAGAAGCTCTTCTGGAAAAGCTGCTTCTTCATCTACCAGAAAATATTCTGGTTCAAAAAGAAGTTTTGATTTTGATCACTGTGATAACAATGATGCAATTTCAGCTGAAGATGAACAAAAAAGAGTTAATGCTAGTGATAACAGTGAGGAATATGATGGCGGTGTTGCTCGCCATAACAACCGTCCACGCCACCGCAATTCTCCGAATGCAAAATCTTCTAATGGAAGGAGAAGAACACCAAGTAGAGAAAGAGATCAAAGGTCAAGTAGTAGAGAAAGAAGAGTGAGTAGATCTCCTGGAAGAAGATCTTCTGATACTAATGCAAATGgaagcaacaacaacaatggtTCTGGTTCGGTTTCGGGTTGTTCTAGGCCAGGGAAAATGGTGACTGTTCCTGCAACTGTTACATCATTGGTTATGGATAAAAGTAACAATGGTGAATCTGTTAAGAGGGTTAATGTGAAGAGAAATGTTGCATCGCCGCGTTCTATGTCACCTGCTAGAGGAATTGGGAATGGTGTGaatcagcagcagcagcaacctTCTCTTAGTAGGAATAATTCTGCAAGGAAAACTGAAGTTTCACCTTATAGAAGAAACCCTCTTAGTGATGTTGATCCTAATTCACTTTCTTATCCACAATCAAATGCTAATAATGGTGGAAGCAAAGTTCAGAATAAAGGCAAAAAAGAGATTGAAGCTGAGACTGTTCAG AAACCAAATGTTGATATGAAGGACAGCAAGAGAAACAGGACAAGCAACAAAGTTGCAATGGAAAAGGTTGTGAATTGCCACCCAAAGgaacaacaacagcaacaagAGGAAGAGATTAAGATAATGTCTGATAATGCTATTGTGAAGAATGTAGTAATGCCATCAGGGATTACAAGAAGCAGATCATCTAGAAGATCAAGAGACTTCGACATCATAAGTTCGGCCGATGCTCCTCCAACCAATCCTCCACAAACATCCTACACATCATTACTCCTTGAAGACATTCAAAACTTTCATCAAAAGAACATAAACACAACACAAGTTTCTCTTCCAGCTTGTCTAAACAAAGCTTGTTCTATCCTTGAAGCTGTTGCTGATCTTAACTCTACAACAAGCTCAACTTTCTCAAATGACAAGAAAATTAGGAATGAGTATAACAATGTTGTTCAAGAATCATCATTTGTAGAATCTGAAATTGATGTGATGGAACCAAGTTTGCATAAGTATGTTACTGTTAAGAGAGGTGGCTCAATTTGTGGAGTAATTGATATGGAGGATCAAGAATCTTCAGGAAGTAATAGCTTTACTGTGAGTAGTGGTCAACAACAATGGAACATTTGTTCTTCTGGTGATTCATCTGAGTGTTGGAGTTCAAGATTGAATTCAAAAGAAGATAGTTTGAAAAGAAGAGAGTGTGATCATCACCATAGTGGCGGCATTGGACGCGGAAGGCTTGCTACTACTGCATCAACatag